DNA from Dissulfurirhabdus thermomarina:
CGACAGCATCACCCGCCTGGCCCGGGCCTACAACACCGTGGTGCCCCCCAGCGGGAAGATCCTCTCCGGCGGCGTGGATTCCAACGCCCTCCAGCGCCCCAAGCGGTTCTTCGGCGCGGCCCGTAACATCGAGGAGGGGGGCAGCCTCACCATCATCGCCACGGCCCTGGTGGACACCGGCAGCCGCATGGACGAGGTGATCTTCGAGGAGTTCAAGGGGACGGGCAACATGGAGATCTGCCTGGACCGGAAGCTGGTGGACAAGCGGATCTTCCCCGCCATCGACATCAACCGCTCCGGCACCCGGAAGGAAGACCTGCTCTTGCCGCCCGACGTCCTCGCCCGGGTCTGGATCCTTCGCAAGCTCCTCTCCCCGCTCAACCCGGTGGATTCCATGGAGTTCCTCCTGGACAAGATGGAAGCCACGGAGAACAACGCCGAGTTCCTGGCCTCCATGAACCGGTAGGCCGAGCGGGCGTGTCCGCTATTGACGCCGGCGCGCCGAAGTGATTTCTTGTCTCCGCACCCGGCGCATCCTTGCGACGCCACCAGGAGAGCACGACAAATGAAAAAGGACATCCATCCCCCCTATCACACCGCCAAGGTCCGCTGCGCCTGCGGCAACGAGTTCGAGGTGGGCTCCACCCTCGAGGAGATCCGGGTAGAGATCTGCTCCAACTGCCACCCCTTCTTCACCGGCAAGCAGAAGCTCGTGGACACCGCCGGCCGGGTCGAGAAGTTCCGCAAGAAGTACGGGCTCGACAAGAAGGACGCCTGAGAACGGCGGCGCCGGAACGGAGCGGCGGCGCTTCCCCCGGCGCCCGGCGCCCCGCCGGGCGGGCATGACCCGCGGGGGCCGATGTCCCCTTCCCCCGCTCCGCCGGCCCGACCCCCATGCACGACAAGCTCGAGGAACTGGAACGCAGATACGAGGCCCTCGAGGCCCGGATGGGCGACCCGGAGGTCTTGAAGGACCCCGCCGCCTACCGCCGCGTGGCCAAGGAACACGCGGATCTCCGGGAGGTGGTGGAGCAATACCGGATCCTCAAGGATATCGACCGCCAGGCCGAAGAAAACCGCTCCCTCCTCCACGACCCCGACCCCGAGATCCGGGACCTGGCCCGCGCCGAGCTCGACGACCTGGAACGCCGGCGGCAGGAGACGGAGGATCGCCTCAGGGTCCTCCTCCTCCCCAAGGACCCCAACGACGAGAAGAACATCCTGCTCGAGATCCGGGCGGGCACCGGTGGTGACGAGGCGGCCCTCTTCGCCGCCGATCTCTTCCGCATGTACAGCCGCTACGCCGAGCGCCGGGGCTGGAAGGTGGAGGTCCTGAGCTCCCACCCCACGGACATCGGGGGCTTCAAGGAGATCGTGGCCCTGGTGAGCGGCGACCGGGTCTACAGCCGCCTCAAGTACGAGAGCGGCACCCACCGGGTCCAGCGGGTCCCGGAGACCGAGGCCCAGGGGCGCATCCACACCTCCGCGGTCACCGTGGCGGTGCTCCCCGAGGCCGACGAGGTGGACGCCGAGATCGACCCCGCCGACCTCCGGATCGACGTCTACCGCGCCTCCGGCGCCGGCGGCCAGCACGTGAACAAGACCGAGTCGGCGGTCCGGATCACCCACCTCCCCACCGGCCTGGTGGTCCAGTGCCAGGACGAGCGCTCCCAGCACAAGAACCGGGCCAAGGCCATGAAGGTCCTCTCCGCCCGGCTCCTGGACCTCAAGCGCGCCCAGCAGGAGGCGGAGCTCTCCGAGGAACGGCGCAGCCTCGTGGGGACGGGCGACCGGAGCGGCCGCATCCGCACCTACAACTTCCCCCAGGGCCGGGTCACCGACCACCGCATCGGGCTCACCCTCTACCGCCTGGAGGCCGTCCTCCAGGGCGACCTCGACGAGCTCATCGAGGCCCTCGGCACCCACGACCGCGCCCAGGCCCTCGCCGCCGCCGGGGCATGACCACGGTCGGGGAGGCCCTCCGCACGGCGGCCGGGCGCCTCGCGGCGGCCGGCATCGAATCCCCCCGCCTCGAGGCGGAATTCCTGCTCGCCGCCGTCCTGGGCGAAGACGACCGCTTCCGCCTCCACGCCCGGCCGGAACGGCCCCTTTCTCCGGGCCAGTCGGCCTGCCTCGACGCCTGGGTGGCCCGCCGGGCCGCCCGGGAACCCCTGGCCTACATCCTCGGCCGCTGGGAATTCTGGTCGCGGGCCTTCGAGGTCACCCCGGCGACCCTGATCCCCCGCCCCGAGACCGAGCGCCTGGTGGAGGCGGCCCTCGCCCTCCGGGACAGGGGGGGATGGACCGCCCCCCGGGTCCTGGACCTCGGAACGGGCAGCGGCGTCATCGCCGTGACCCTGGCCGCGGAGTGGCCGGACGCCCGGGTGGTGGCCGTGGACGCGAGCCCGGAGGCCCTGGCGGTGGCCCGGAGAAACGCCCTGGCCCACGGCGTGGCCGGCCGGGTCCGGCTGGTCTGCTCGGACTGGGGTTCGGCCCTGGCGCCACGGGGGTGGGCCTTCGACCTCGTGGCCGCCAATCCCCCGTACGTGGCCGCCGGCGACATGGCCTGGCTCCCCCCGGAGGTCCGGGACCACGAACCCCGCCGGGCCCTCCACGGAGGGCCCGACGGCCTGGACGCCGTCCGGCGCATCCTGGCCGAAGCCCGCCGCCTGCTCCGGCCCGGGGGGCGCCTCCTGTGCGAGATCGGCTGGGACCAGGCGCCGGCGGCCGCCGGCCTGGCCCGGCGCCAAGGGTTGGACCGGGTGCGGGTGCACCGGGACCTGGCCGGGCGCGACCGGGTGCTGGCCGCCCGCCGGCCCTGAACCCGGAGCCTACATCTCCGGCGGCCCGCAGGCCCGTCCCTTCAGGCCGAAGAAGAACCGGAGCCCCTTTCGCACCTTCCCCGAGAAGATCTTCGAGGCGAGAACGTCCCCGGCCACCCGCTTGTTGATCTCGGCCAGCGTGGGATAGGGATGCACGGCGGCGGCCAGGGTGGCCAGCTTCACCTTTCCGTTGAAGAAGGCCGCCCATTCCCCGAGGAGGTCGCCGGCCCGGGGACCGAGGATCTGGAGCCCGATGGGCCGCTCCTTCTCGTCGAGGAGGAGCTTGATCCGTCCGTGCCGGCAGCCCTCCGCCAGGCTGCGGTCGTTGGCCTCGAAGTCCTCGCTCCACACGGAGTAGCGGATGCCGGCGGCCTGGGCCCGCTTCTCGTTGAGCCCGATGCTGGCCAGCTCCGGGTCGGTGTAGGTGCACCAGGGCATGTAGGTGTAATCCACCTTTCGGGGGAGGCGGAAGACGGCGTTGCTCACCACGATGCCGCCCTCGTAGCCGGCGGCGTGGGTGAACTGGTAGCCGCCGATGCAGTCGCCGGCGGCGAAGATGTGGGGGCGGGTGGTCCGGAGGCGCGGATCCACGTGGATACCCTTGGGACCGTAGCGGACGCCGGCGGCCTCGAGGTCGAGTCCCTCCACGTTGGGCCGCCGCCCGAGGGCCACCAGCACCGCGTCGGCGGCGAGCACCCGGGGGCCTTCCCCGTCGCCCGCGCGGACCACCACCTCCCGCCGGCCGCCGGCCTCGCGCACGGCCTCGACCTTGGCCCCGAGGAGGAAGCGCACCCCCTCGGCCGCCAATATCTCCCGGACCATGCCCGCGAGATCCGGGTCCTCCTTGCTGAGGATCTCGCCGCTTCGCTGGACCACGGTGACCCGGGTCCCGAGGCGCTGGAAGGCCTGGGCCATCTCCACGGCGATGGGGCCGCCGCCGAGGATCACCATGGCGCCAGGCAGCTCCGGGAGGTCGAAGAGCTCTCGGTTCGTGAGGTACGGGGTCCGGTCGAGGCCGGGGACGGGAGGTACCGCGGCCGAGGAACCCGTGGCCACCACCCAGCGGGCGGCGGTGTGCACCCGGCCGCCCACCTCCACGGCGTGGTCGTCCCGGAAACGGGGCGCGCCGAAGACCACCCGCACCCCGAGCCCGCAGAACCGCTCCACGGAGTCGTGGCGCTGGATGGCACCGATCACAGAGCGGATCCGCTCCGCCACCCGCCGGAAATCCACCGGGGACGACGCCACGGGGGGCAGCCCGAACTCCGCCGCCCGGCCCATGAGGTGCCGCACCTTGGCGGTGTGGATGAGGGTCTTGCTGGGGACGCAGCCGTAGTGGAGGCAGTCGCCGCCGAGGGCCGGCGCCTTCTCCACGAGGAGCGTCCGGGCCCCGAGCCGGGCGGCCCCGGCGGCCACGGTGAGCCCGGCGGCCCCGCCCCCGATGACACCGATGTCGAAGTCGAACCTGGTGGCCATGTGCGCACCTCCTTTCCCGCCCCGCGCCCCCTTAGCCGCCGCGCCGGGCCCGCCAGAAGGCCACCGCCCTCCGGGAGAGCAGCGGCAGGAGCCCCAAAAGGGCGAAGGACGCCAGGAGCCCCGGTGAGAGGATCCCGGCGGGGGAATCGATCCGGGCCAGTTCCCGCCCGGCGTTCACGTAGACGATGGTGGCGGGGAGCATGCCCACCTGCGAGACCCAGTAGTACGTCCAGACGGGCATCCGCGTCAGCCCCATCACCAGGTTGATCACGAAGAAGGGAAAGACCGGGACGAGGCGGAGGGTGAAGAGGTAGAAGGCCCCCTCGCGCTCGATGCCCTCGTTCACGGCGCGGAGCCGGTCTCCGTAGCGCTCCTGGACCCACTCCCCCAGGAGGAACCGGCTGGCCAGAAAGGCGAGGGTCGCCCCGATACTGCTCGCGAAGGAGACGATCACCGTCCCGACCGCCAGCCCGAAAACGGCCCCGCCCGCCAGGGTCATGACCGCGGCGCCGGGCAGGGAGAGGGCGGTGACCAGGACGTAGGTAAGGGCGTAGCCCCCGGCCACCAGGAGGGGGTGGGCCCGGCGGAGGGCGACCAGGCCGCCGTGGGCGGCCTTGAGGGCTTCCAGGGTGAGGTACCGGTGGAGGTCCAGGAGCCAGGCCGCCGCGATAAGCGCCGCGACCGCCGCGGCCACGATGACCCGCGCGGCCGTCCTCCGTGCCGCCATGCCGCCCCCTTCCCGGCCGCGGCGCCCGCCGCCGCGCGGTCAGCGTTCCACCCAGTAGTTGGGCGCTTCCTTGGTGATGATCACGTCGTGCACGTGGCTCTCCCGCAGCCCCGCCGGGGTGATGCGCACAAAGCGGGCCTTCTGGCGGAGTTCCTCGATGGTCCGGCAGCCGAGGTAGCCCATCCCCGAGCGAAGCCCGCCCACGAGCTGGTAGATCATGGCCGCCACCGGCCCCCGGTAGGGGACCCGTCCCTCGATGCCCTCCGGGACGAGCTTGGCCGCGGTGCCCACCTTGTCCTGGAAGTAGCGGTCGCGGCTCCCCTTCTTCATGGCCGCCAGCGATCCCATGCCCCGGTAGACCTTGTAGCTCCGGCCCTGGAAGAGCTCGAGCTCGCCGGGGCTCTCGTCGGTGCCCGCCAGCAGGCTGCCCGCCATGATGCAGTGGGCGCCGGCGCCGATGGCCTTGGTGACGTCGCCGGAGAACTTGATGCCGCCGTCGGCGATGAGGGTCCGGTCGTGGCGGTTCACCACCACGGCGCAGTCGTGGATGGCGGTGAGCTGCGGCACCCCGACGCCGGCCACCACGCGGGTGGTGCAGATGGAACCGGGCCCGACCCCCACCTTGATGACGTCGGCCCCGGCCTTCACCAGGGCCTCGGCCCCCTCGGCGGTGGCCACGTTGCCGGCCACCACCCGGGCGTTGGGGAAGGTCTTCTTGATGTCTTCCACGGCCTCGATCACGCCCTGGGAGTGCCCGTGGGCCGAGTCCACCACCAGGACGTCCACCCCGGCCTTGAGCAGGGCCTCCACGTGGGCGAGCCGTCCCTCGCCGACCCCCACGGCGGCCCCCACCCGGAGCCGGCCCAGGTCGTCCTTGCAGGCGTTGGGATACTTCTTGATCTTCTCGATGTCCTTGATGGTGATGAGCCCCTTCAGGTTCCCCTCGTCGTCCACCACGAGGAGCTTTTCGATGCGGTGCTCGTGGAGGAGGGCCTTGGACTCCTCCAGGGTGATGCCCACCGGGGCGGTCACGAGGTTCTCCCGGGTCATGACCTCTTCCACCGGGAGATCCCAGTTGGTTTCGAAACGGAGGTCCCGGTTGGTGACGATGCCGACGAGCTTGCCCTCCCGGACCACCGGGACCCCGGAGATCCGGTAGTCGCGCATGATCTTCTGGACCTGCCAGATCCGGGTCCCGGGCTCCACGGTGACCGGGGAGACGATCATGCCGCTCTCCGACTTCTTGACCCGCTCCACCTCGCGGACCTGTTCCTCCACGGTCATGTTCTTGTGGATGATGCCGATGCCTCCCTCCCGGGCCAGGCTGATGGCCATCTCCGCCTCGGTGACCGTGTCCATGGCCGCGCTCACGATGGGGATGTTGAGCCGGATGTCCGAGGTGAGCCGCGTGGAGACGTCCACCTCGGAGGGCAGTACCGCGGAGTGGGCGGGCACGAGGAGGAGATCGTCGAAGGTGTAGGCCTGGGGGATGGGATCGTTCAGCATGTTGCGGGCTCCTTGAAGGGCATGGTAACCGAAAGCCGTTGGGAAATCCAAGGATGATGGCGTCGTGGCATAAAAAGACCCCTGAGTGGAGGGCTCAGCAAAAATCGCCGAATGCACGGCGCGGGGATGGCGAAGCGAGAACCGCCGCGGACGAGGTGCGACCATCGCGAGGACCGGGGCGTACTTCGACACGCCGCAGGATGCGATGGGAAACAGCGCCGCCAAGCGTTCCGCTCGGCGATTCTCGCGACGCCATCAAGGATGCCGTCTTCGGCGGCCCCGGTCAAGGGCGGGGGAAAGGCCGCCGGCCACCCGCCCCGGGAACCGGGCTCATGGCATCGCCCCGGCCGTCCGAAAAAAAGAAATGGGGGTGGCCCCGCCGCCCGCCAGGAACCGCCATGCCGCCCAAGATCCTCATCGTCGAAGACAACCGGAAGCTGGCCGCGCTCTTCGCCGAGGCCCTCGCCGGCCGGTTCGAGACCGAGGTGGCCGGGACCCTCCGGGAGGGGGCCCGCCGCCTGGACCGGTGTGACGCCCTGCTCCTCGACCTCCAACTCCCGGACGGCGACGGCCTCTCCCTCATCCCCGAGGCGCGCCGGCGCCGCCCGGGGCTTCCCATCATCGTGGCCACGGCCTACGGGACGGTCCAGAAGGCGGTGGAGGCCTTGCGCCTCGGGGCCCAGGACTTCCTCGAAAAACCCGTGGACCTCACCGCCCTGGCCCGCCGCTTCGCCGACGCCCTCGCCCCGGGGCCCGGCGGCATCGTGGCCGAGTCGCCCGCCATGCGCCGCGCGATGGAGCTTGCCGGGCGCGTCGCCGGCACCGCCTTCCCGGTGCTCATCCTCGGGGAGACGGGGACGGGGAAGGAGGTGATCGCCCGCCACATCCACACCCGGAGCGGGCGGGCGCCGCTCGTCACCCTGAACTGCGCAAGCCTCCCCTCGGAGCTGGCCGAGTCGCTCCTCTTCGGCCACGTCCGCGGGGCCTTCACCGGGGCCGTGGAGGCCAAGGAGGGGCTCGTCGCGGCCGCCCGGGGCGGCACCCTCTTCCTGGACGAGATCGGGGACCTGCCCCTCCCGCTCCAGCCCAAGCTCCTCCGCTTCCTGGACGAGGGCACCTTCCTCCCCCTGGGGAGCACCGAGGCCCGCACCTCGGACGCCCGCGTCATCGCCGCCACCAACAAGGATCTCCGGCGCGAGGCCGCAGAGGGCCGCTTCCGGGAAGACCTCCTCTTCCGGCTCATGGCCTTCCCCCTGGAGCTCGAGCCCTTGAGGCGCCGCCCCGAGGACATCCTGCCCCTGGCCCGCCACCGCCTCGCCCATCTCCGCCAGAGCCTCGGCACCCCCGTGGAGCTGGCGGACGAGGCCGCGGACCTCCTCCGGACCTACACCTACCCGGGAAACGTCCGGGAGCTCTTCAACCTGCTGGACCGCGCCGCCCTCCTCTCCGGCGGCCGGATCCAGGCCGACGACCTCCTCCCCCTCATGGAGGCCCCGCCCGCCGCCCCGCCGGAGGCGGGGGAGGGGCTCCGGGCGGCGGGAGAGGCGGAGCGGGAACGACGGGAACGGGAGCTCATCCTCGAGGCCCTCCGGGCCTCGGGCGGCAACAAGGCCGCGGCGGCCCGGGCCCTCAAGGTGAGCTACAAGACGCTCCTCAACAAGATGAAGCGGCTCGGCCTCTCGGAGGCGCCCCCCGCCGGGACGGGCCCGAGGCGCACGACGGCGACCGATGGGTAGGCGCCTCCCCAGAAGTGGGTAAGACCTTACCCACCCGGCCCGCCCCCTCGGCATGGGATTCCCCACGGCACGGGGCCGTTCCGGGCTCGAGGTATACTGGCATGAAAATGGCATTTCCAGTAGACGGCCGGCCGGCCGCGGACGGGCCGGGCCGAGACGGAGAACCCATGAGACACCGCACCTGCAGACACCACGGAGCGGGCCCCCACCGGGCCGAGGGCTTCACCCTGGTGGAAGTGTTGATGGTCTGTGCCGTCATCGCCATCATGGCGGGCATGGCGGCCCTGTACCTCAACTCCGAGGGCCTGCGCCTCCGGAAGGCCGCCTTCAACCTCCGGGCCGACGTCGTCCGGGCCAAGTCCGAGGCGGTGAAGCGCAACCGGCGCATCGAGATCCGCTTCGGCGCCGGCAACTACACGGTGGAACTCGCCTCCAACGGCACCGATCTCTGGGTCACGCCGTTTCCGCCGGAGCGGATGACCGCCACCGCGGGGTACCCCGGCACGCCGCCCACGCTGAGCATCTCCCCGCGGGGGACCACCACCAGCGGCAACGTCACCCTGCAAAACGGCACCACCCGGTTCATCCTCCGCACCAACAACGCCGGCAAGGTCTGGCTGGTGGGACCGGAGAAGACATGATGAACGCCCGCGCACGACACCTCTCCATGCTCGCCCCCCGGGGTTTCACCCTGGTGGAGATGATGGTCACTCTGGTCCTGCTCTCCCTGGTGGTGGCCACCATCTACGCCTCCTTCGGCAGCCAGCTCAAGAACGAGTCCCGCGAGGAGCAGGTGGCCGACATGCAGATGAACGCCCGGGCGGCCATGGACCGCCTGGCCTGGATCTTCCGCCACGCGGGCTTCGGATGCCGGGAGTCCTTCAAGACCTACAACGCCACCCTCACCGACGACAACGGGACCAGCTTCTCCCGGGTCTTCACCATCGTGGACCGCACCCCGGACACCGCCGCCAACTCCTCCGACGAGGTGACGGTGGTCCTCGGCTTCAAGAAGGTGGGGGAGGTGGACGGGCTCCACGAAAACACCAAGACCATCAAGCTGAAGAACGTCGGCACCCCCACCATCACCACCGCGGCCATGAAGGACTTCAAGAGCTACCTCGCCTTCCATCCCTACCCGGACAACGCCTTCTTCCGGGTGACCGGGATCTCCGCCCCGAGCTACACCCTGGACAAGACCGTGGACACCCTCCTCGACGAAACGGACGTCTACATGGTGGCGCCGATCCGGATCCACGTGGACGCAAACCGCACGCTCCTCCTCGAGAACTACGCCTACACCACCGCGTCCGACTGGGAGGTGGCCGACGGCATCGAGAAGCTCCAGTTCCAGTACACCACCGACGACAACGGCACCACCTGGTCCGACGATCCCGCCGACCCGGGGGCCATCAAGGCGGTCCGGGTCTGGCTGCTCGCCCGGGCCGAGCACCCCGACCGGAACTACACCAACACCAAGACCTACACCATGGCCGGGGTCACCTTCGGTCCCTACAACGACGGCTACCACCGGCTGCTCATGACCACCACCGTGTGGCTGCGGAACATGAACGAGTGAGGCCCCGCCGATGACGCAGAGAAGAGACGCGCGCACGATTCCCGGGCATCCCGCCGGACGGCCCCCGACCGACGAGGCGGGCTTCACCCTCATCGAGACCATCATCGCCATCCTGATCCTGACCGTCGGGATCCTCGGCTGGATGGCCTTCCAGGGGAGCACCATCCGGCAGCGGACCTTCAGCCGGGAGCTCACCCGCGGCCTCCAGGTGGCCCAGGGCCGGCTGGACGAGCGGGCCGCGGTGGTCTCGGGGTGGGACACCTCGAAGATCGGCTCGGCGGCTTGCAACGGCACCGCCACCGACACCGTGGGCGCCGCCGCCTACAGCACCCGCTGGACCAGCGACGGCGACACGCCCATGGGGGCGGCGAAGACCTTCTGGAAGGTCCAGGTGGAGACCACCTGGCGCGACGCGGCCGGGCTCACCCACCGGGTCACCCTGGACCGGCTGGTGGAAGGAAAATGACCATGACCGACGAACGGCCTCTCCGCGAAGACGCGCGCCCCGGTGAATCGGGCATCGCCCTGGTCATCAGCCTGGTGGTGCTGGCCGCCCTCATGGTGGTGGCCATCGGGCTGAGCCAGATGGTCTCCATCGACATCGGGATCTCCGGCAACATCTACCAGTACGCCCAGGCCCTCAACCGCGCGGAGAGCGGGCTCGGCATGGCCGAGGAGGGGGTCGCCTACTCCATCGACAACATGGGGGCCGAGGGTGACGGCAACGGCACCGTCACGGTGCCCATGACCCTGGGCGGCACCGCCTACACCCTGGGCATGAAGGTGGTCCCGGGGACCTCGCTCTACGGTGACGGCGGAAACGTCACCATCTCCTCCGCCGACGGCTCCGCCCGGGCCGTGGTGGACTTTCTCAACGTGGACTGGGCCCAGGGGGCCTCCATCCAGATGGCCGCGGGCTACGAGGGCGTGGGGAAAAGCGCCGCGGCCGGCGGGGCCAACCGCTGGTACGCCATCGAGAGCACCGGGGTGAACGCCCGGGGAAGCGGCGGCCGCGCCGTGGTGGAGGAGGTCTACCGCTACGTGCTCGGAAGCGGCGGCTTCTAGCGGACCCGGCGGCGGAGGGCGCAAGCGGCGCCCGTGCCGGAAACGCGACGACATGACCAAATCGACCACCCGAACCGCAGTCTCAAGGGGGGACACACCATGAAGGGCCTCATCCGACACATCCTCGCCACCACGCTCGCGCTGCTCGCGGCGGCTGTTCTTCCCGGCGCCGCCGCCCTCGCCGGCGACACCTGCGCCGACAACACCGCCATACCGCCCTTCCTCTCCGGCGGCGTGCCGCCGAACCTCCTCCTGGTGATCGACAACTCCGCCAGCATGTACGACCTCGCCTACGTGGACGAGGCCGACCCCGGCGCCTGCTACGACGGTATCGACCTCGCCACCGGGCAGGAAAGCTACAACGCCACCCGGAGCTACGCCGGCTACTTCGACCGGGTGGACGACGCCGGCAACACCCAGTGGTACGCCTACAACGCCACGTCCCAGCAGTTCGAGCGAAAGACCGCCGCCGAGGCGGACGCCCTCTGCACCACCGCCGTGGGCACCCGCTACGACAAGGCGGGCACCCTCTGCCTCAAGATCAACGAGACGCTCACACCCCACAAGATGACCGCCTTCGCCGCCACCGGGAACTTCCTCAACTGGGCGGCGGCCTCGAAACTCGACGTGGAAAAGCGGATCCTGACGGGCGGAAAATACGACGCCGCCAACCACCAGCTGGTCATGGAATCCCGCGGGTGCCTCGAGCGGCGCATGATCAAGCAGGTGGCGGTCACCCAGGGGGTCACCACCTATTACCTCGCCCTGGGCGTCCGGCCGCCGAGGGAGCCCTATCCCCTCTGGAAGGCCGGGACCGCCTACACCGCCGGCGACATCGTGAAAAGCGTCGGCTCGCTCTACAAGGCGACGACCAGCGGGACATCCGCCTCCAACGCCACGAGCGCCCTGGACGACACCGGCGTCACCTGGACCGAGTACACCCTGGGCCGCTGGGCCGATAACGTCGCCTACCCGGCCGGCACCCTGGTGAGCGACATCGGCTCCTCCGGCACCTACGACCTCTACCACATGTACTACACCCCCACCGGGGGCACCTCCCACGGCACCAACCCGGAGGACGACACCGGGGTCGACTGGATCCTCTACACCGAGACCCAGATCGAGGTCTTCCAGCCCAAGACCAACGGCTTCGACACCTCGGCCTGCGACGAGGCCATCGACCTCCTCGAGGCGGGCGGCAGCCAGGGCCAGATCAAGAGCGACATCGACGCCTGCATGGCCTACGACAACGCCACCAGCACCTACGCCACCCTGAGCGGCTACATGAACGCCCCCTTCAACCACTCGGTGCAAAACTGCTGGTACCTGGCGAAGCACGGCGTCTGGCCGCCGGGGGCGGGCTCGGTGACCGCCGCCCAGAACGACTGCGAGAAACTCTACGCCCTCATCGACCCCTGGGACATCACCCCGGACTACCCGGGCTACGTCTGCTTCGGCATCTACCAGGACGTCAACGGCACCGTCACCCAGTACGGCTACGTGGGCCGGTGTTGGAACGCCGTCTCCTCCAACGCCACCCTGACCTGCACCAAGTACCACCCCAAGCACCCCGGCGACCCGGCCTACTGCCAAAAGTGGGAGGTCACG
Protein-coding regions in this window:
- the rpmE gene encoding 50S ribosomal protein L31; translation: MKKDIHPPYHTAKVRCACGNEFEVGSTLEEIRVEICSNCHPFFTGKQKLVDTAGRVEKFRKKYGLDKKDA
- the prfA gene encoding peptide chain release factor 1: MHDKLEELERRYEALEARMGDPEVLKDPAAYRRVAKEHADLREVVEQYRILKDIDRQAEENRSLLHDPDPEIRDLARAELDDLERRRQETEDRLRVLLLPKDPNDEKNILLEIRAGTGGDEAALFAADLFRMYSRYAERRGWKVEVLSSHPTDIGGFKEIVALVSGDRVYSRLKYESGTHRVQRVPETEAQGRIHTSAVTVAVLPEADEVDAEIDPADLRIDVYRASGAGGQHVNKTESAVRITHLPTGLVVQCQDERSQHKNRAKAMKVLSARLLDLKRAQQEAELSEERRSLVGTGDRSGRIRTYNFPQGRVTDHRIGLTLYRLEAVLQGDLDELIEALGTHDRAQALAAAGA
- the prmC gene encoding peptide chain release factor N(5)-glutamine methyltransferase; this translates as MTTVGEALRTAAGRLAAAGIESPRLEAEFLLAAVLGEDDRFRLHARPERPLSPGQSACLDAWVARRAAREPLAYILGRWEFWSRAFEVTPATLIPRPETERLVEAALALRDRGGWTAPRVLDLGTGSGVIAVTLAAEWPDARVVAVDASPEALAVARRNALAHGVAGRVRLVCSDWGSALAPRGWAFDLVAANPPYVAAGDMAWLPPEVRDHEPRRALHGGPDGLDAVRRILAEARRLLRPGGRLLCEIGWDQAPAAAGLARRQGLDRVRVHRDLAGRDRVLAARRP
- a CDS encoding dihydrolipoyl dehydrogenase family protein; this translates as MATRFDFDIGVIGGGAAGLTVAAGAARLGARTLLVEKAPALGGDCLHYGCVPSKTLIHTAKVRHLMGRAAEFGLPPVASSPVDFRRVAERIRSVIGAIQRHDSVERFCGLGVRVVFGAPRFRDDHAVEVGGRVHTAARWVVATGSSAAVPPVPGLDRTPYLTNRELFDLPELPGAMVILGGGPIAVEMAQAFQRLGTRVTVVQRSGEILSKEDPDLAGMVREILAAEGVRFLLGAKVEAVREAGGRREVVVRAGDGEGPRVLAADAVLVALGRRPNVEGLDLEAAGVRYGPKGIHVDPRLRTTRPHIFAAGDCIGGYQFTHAAGYEGGIVVSNAVFRLPRKVDYTYMPWCTYTDPELASIGLNEKRAQAAGIRYSVWSEDFEANDRSLAEGCRHGRIKLLLDEKERPIGLQILGPRAGDLLGEWAAFFNGKVKLATLAAAVHPYPTLAEINKRVAGDVLASKIFSGKVRKGLRFFFGLKGRACGPPEM
- a CDS encoding TVP38/TMEM64 family protein, translating into MAARRTAARVIVAAAVAALIAAAWLLDLHRYLTLEALKAAHGGLVALRRAHPLLVAGGYALTYVLVTALSLPGAAVMTLAGGAVFGLAVGTVIVSFASSIGATLAFLASRFLLGEWVQERYGDRLRAVNEGIEREGAFYLFTLRLVPVFPFFVINLVMGLTRMPVWTYYWVSQVGMLPATIVYVNAGRELARIDSPAGILSPGLLASFALLGLLPLLSRRAVAFWRARRGG
- the guaB gene encoding IMP dehydrogenase, which gives rise to MLNDPIPQAYTFDDLLLVPAHSAVLPSEVDVSTRLTSDIRLNIPIVSAAMDTVTEAEMAISLAREGGIGIIHKNMTVEEQVREVERVKKSESGMIVSPVTVEPGTRIWQVQKIMRDYRISGVPVVREGKLVGIVTNRDLRFETNWDLPVEEVMTRENLVTAPVGITLEESKALLHEHRIEKLLVVDDEGNLKGLITIKDIEKIKKYPNACKDDLGRLRVGAAVGVGEGRLAHVEALLKAGVDVLVVDSAHGHSQGVIEAVEDIKKTFPNARVVAGNVATAEGAEALVKAGADVIKVGVGPGSICTTRVVAGVGVPQLTAIHDCAVVVNRHDRTLIADGGIKFSGDVTKAIGAGAHCIMAGSLLAGTDESPGELELFQGRSYKVYRGMGSLAAMKKGSRDRYFQDKVGTAAKLVPEGIEGRVPYRGPVAAMIYQLVGGLRSGMGYLGCRTIEELRQKARFVRITPAGLRESHVHDVIITKEAPNYWVER
- a CDS encoding sigma-54-dependent transcriptional regulator, producing MPPKILIVEDNRKLAALFAEALAGRFETEVAGTLREGARRLDRCDALLLDLQLPDGDGLSLIPEARRRRPGLPIIVATAYGTVQKAVEALRLGAQDFLEKPVDLTALARRFADALAPGPGGIVAESPAMRRAMELAGRVAGTAFPVLILGETGTGKEVIARHIHTRSGRAPLVTLNCASLPSELAESLLFGHVRGAFTGAVEAKEGLVAAARGGTLFLDEIGDLPLPLQPKLLRFLDEGTFLPLGSTEARTSDARVIAATNKDLRREAAEGRFREDLLFRLMAFPLELEPLRRRPEDILPLARHRLAHLRQSLGTPVELADEAADLLRTYTYPGNVRELFNLLDRAALLSGGRIQADDLLPLMEAPPAAPPEAGEGLRAAGEAERERRERELILEALRASGGNKAAAARALKVSYKTLLNKMKRLGLSEAPPAGTGPRRTTATDG
- a CDS encoding GspH/FimT family pseudopilin, which gives rise to MRHRTCRHHGAGPHRAEGFTLVEVLMVCAVIAIMAGMAALYLNSEGLRLRKAAFNLRADVVRAKSEAVKRNRRIEIRFGAGNYTVELASNGTDLWVTPFPPERMTATAGYPGTPPTLSISPRGTTTSGNVTLQNGTTRFILRTNNAGKVWLVGPEKT
- a CDS encoding PilW family protein; the protein is MMNARARHLSMLAPRGFTLVEMMVTLVLLSLVVATIYASFGSQLKNESREEQVADMQMNARAAMDRLAWIFRHAGFGCRESFKTYNATLTDDNGTSFSRVFTIVDRTPDTAANSSDEVTVVLGFKKVGEVDGLHENTKTIKLKNVGTPTITTAAMKDFKSYLAFHPYPDNAFFRVTGISAPSYTLDKTVDTLLDETDVYMVAPIRIHVDANRTLLLENYAYTTASDWEVADGIEKLQFQYTTDDNGTTWSDDPADPGAIKAVRVWLLARAEHPDRNYTNTKTYTMAGVTFGPYNDGYHRLLMTTTVWLRNMNE